CAAGGGGGAAAAGGTATCCGAGATGGAATGGTACAAGCTTGACGCCGACATACTCCCGGAGGGGATATAAATGGCGGCGCTAGAGGACCTATTCGCATCGGGCCACAGGGCCTGTGCGGGCTGCGGGTGCGCGCTGACGATGAAGACGCTGCTGCGCGCCACCGGCCCGAACGTGATCATCGCCGAGGCGACGGGCTGCATGGAGGTCGTCTCCTCCACCTACCCGGAGAGTGCCTGGAAGGTGCCCTGGATCCACTCCCTGTTCGAGAATGCGGGCCCCGTGGCCGCAGGGATCGAGTCGGGGCTCAAGGCCACCGGCAGGAAGAACGACACCAAGATCATCGCCATTGGCGGCGACGGCGCGACCTTTGATATCGGCTTCGGCAACCTGTCGGGCGTCATGGAGCGGGGCCACGATATCCTGTACGTTTGCTACGATAACGAGGCGTACATGAACACCGGCATCCAGCGGAGCGGTTCCACGCCCTACGATGCCTCGACGACGACCACGCCGTCGGGAAAGATCTCCTATGGTAATCAGAGGCCGAAGAAGAACATCCCGGCGATCATGGCGGCGCATGGCGTGCCTTACGTAGCCGTGACCTCCATCGGCTATCCGGCGGATTTCACCAAGAAAGTCAGAAAAGCGCTGACCATCGAAGGGCCCAAGTACATCCAGGTGCACGCGACCTGCACGCCCGGCTGGGGCGTCGACAGCGCCGAGTCCATTGAGATCCTGAGGCTCGCCGTGGAGACGGCGATGTATCCTCTATTCGAGTACGAGAACGGCCAGCGGACGAGCGTCCACAAAATAAAAGACCGCAAGCCTGTCCGCGAGTACCTCGAGAGGCAGAAGCGGTTCTCGCACCTGTTCAAGATGCCCGGCGGCGATAAGGAGATCGAGAAGATCCAGCGGATTGCGGACCTCAACGCGGAGTTCTTCGGCCTGGACGTCAAGCCGAAGCCGCAAGAGGCTCAGGAG
Above is a genomic segment from Methanocella sp. containing:
- the porB gene encoding pyruvate synthase subunit PorB; its protein translation is MAALEDLFASGHRACAGCGCALTMKTLLRATGPNVIIAEATGCMEVVSSTYPESAWKVPWIHSLFENAGPVAAGIESGLKATGRKNDTKIIAIGGDGATFDIGFGNLSGVMERGHDILYVCYDNEAYMNTGIQRSGSTPYDASTTTTPSGKISYGNQRPKKNIPAIMAAHGVPYVAVTSIGYPADFTKKVRKALTIEGPKYIQVHATCTPGWGVDSAESIEILRLAVETAMYPLFEYENGQRTSVHKIKDRKPVREYLERQKRFSHLFKMPGGDKEIEKIQRIADLNAEFFGLDVKPKPQEAQEPKQ